The following coding sequences are from one Ruminococcus flavefaciens AE3010 window:
- a CDS encoding helix-turn-helix domain-containing protein: protein MNFAEQLKQIRKDRKLSQEDLAELLDVSRQAVSKWEQGAGYPEVEKLLLLSDKLNISLDSLMGNENLQEKRSENDNVTGNIIITSPNENVIATCCKVCSSQKMKGGAGSPKYFLMGVSSGGNPASGEPTTLLGWYADNESISKEIREIQNALAKGIPDYELKYSSKVKRHWLSIKIVND from the coding sequence ATGAATTTTGCAGAACAATTAAAACAGATCAGAAAAGACAGAAAACTATCTCAGGAGGATCTGGCTGAATTGCTTGATGTGAGCAGACAGGCTGTATCAAAATGGGAGCAGGGAGCAGGCTATCCCGAGGTTGAAAAGCTGTTGTTATTATCCGACAAGCTGAATATATCTCTTGACAGCCTTATGGGAAACGAAAATTTACAGGAGAAACGATCGGAAAATGATAATGTGACAGGAAATATAATAATAACCTCTCCTAATGAAAATGTTATCGCTACCTGCTGTAAAGTATGTTCTTCACAAAAAATGAAAGGCGGTGCAGGCTCACCTAAATATTTTTTGATGGGAGTTAGCAGCGGAGGTAATCCTGCTTCGGGAGAGCCCACAACTCTTTTAGGCTGGTATGCAGATAATGAAAGCATTTCAAAAGAGATCAGAGAAATACAAAATGCGCTTGCAAAGGGTATTCCTGATTATGAACTGAAATACAGCTCTAAAGTAAAAAGGCACTGGCTGAGTATAAAAATAGTAAATGATTAA
- a CDS encoding serine hydrolase domain-containing protein yields MKKLLAMIIMTVLTIVVLIPFTAYAADVDSVLNAPVWNDYVEQSMELDKTPGLAVAAVKGSDVGFKNWGYADIKEETPMTEDTPVHIGSCSKAFTALSVLLLQEEGKLSIEDSISDYIPWWHVTYNGRDADIKIWQLLNHCSGIPNAATMAKYPSEADADEEKIARIAEDLELVSAPGEKFEYCNLGYCILAYLTETVSGMPFDEYVVKEIMQPIGMTHSGYDLPVAQGYIYFWGRPKAYNAPHAKGIEGEGFAVTTASDMALWLKAQMGQAELPEKLEKAIAASHEIIEAHYPKDGIRCDADDCSYFNGWYITDGGVLEHGGWNPTFKAQVIIDPNRGTAVFTDCNSTANTQWYAMNSCYRELTGNRRYIDIVRCDMFIIDIIASVLSLIIVGIILFTAVMFLTQKKRLAAKTSTAKKERHLLYARIIPLFIFLCVSIMIPYVLGAALGYPGFGYRQVWTWGGQSAVVMCLLLDVLIIFLLITSIARYIRRKEAINKS; encoded by the coding sequence ATGAAAAAGTTATTGGCAATGATAATCATGACAGTATTGACAATAGTAGTTTTAATACCATTTACAGCTTATGCTGCGGACGTGGATTCGGTCTTGAATGCTCCTGTGTGGAACGATTATGTTGAACAGTCCATGGAGCTCGACAAAACTCCTGGACTTGCAGTTGCGGCAGTAAAAGGTTCAGATGTGGGCTTTAAGAATTGGGGATATGCAGATATAAAAGAAGAAACGCCGATGACGGAAGATACTCCCGTACATATAGGTTCATGTTCAAAAGCTTTCACTGCGCTGTCCGTCCTGCTTTTACAGGAGGAAGGAAAGCTCTCCATAGAGGACAGTATTTCCGACTACATTCCATGGTGGCATGTTACATACAACGGACGTGATGCGGATATAAAGATATGGCAGCTCCTGAATCATTGCTCAGGTATCCCTAATGCGGCAACCATGGCAAAGTATCCCTCAGAAGCAGACGCGGACGAAGAGAAAATCGCACGTATTGCCGAAGATCTTGAACTCGTATCTGCACCCGGTGAAAAATTTGAATACTGTAATCTTGGTTACTGTATTCTTGCATATCTTACCGAAACTGTCAGCGGTATGCCCTTTGATGAATATGTTGTAAAGGAGATAATGCAGCCCATAGGCATGACTCACAGCGGATATGACCTGCCTGTTGCACAGGGGTATATTTATTTCTGGGGCAGACCTAAAGCCTACAATGCTCCCCATGCGAAAGGTATCGAGGGAGAAGGCTTTGCAGTAACGACTGCTTCGGATATGGCTCTGTGGCTGAAAGCACAGATGGGACAAGCCGAACTTCCAGAAAAGCTGGAAAAGGCAATTGCTGCATCTCACGAAATAATCGAAGCCCATTACCCCAAGGACGGGATAAGGTGTGACGCAGATGACTGCAGCTATTTCAACGGATGGTATATCACCGACGGCGGAGTGCTTGAACACGGAGGCTGGAATCCGACCTTTAAGGCTCAGGTAATAATAGACCCAAATAGAGGAACAGCTGTTTTTACCGATTGTAATTCAACTGCAAATACTCAATGGTATGCAATGAACAGCTGCTACAGGGAGCTTACCGGTAACAGGAGATATATAGATATTGTGCGATGTGATATGTTCATAATTGATATCATTGCGTCTGTATTATCCCTTATAATAGTTGGGATCATCCTCTTTACTGCTGTTATGTTCCTGACACAAAAAAAGAGACTTGCCGCAAAAACAAGTACAGCCAAAAAAGAAAGGCATTTATTATATGCAAGAATAATCCCGCTGTTCATTTTTCTATGCGTGTCGATTATGATACCGTATGTCTTAGGTGCAGCACTGGGCTATCCCGGATTCGGCTATCGGCAGGTATGGACATGGGGCGGTCAGTCAGCGGTAGTAATGTGTCTGCTGCTTGATGTGCTGATAATTTTCCTGCTCATAACAAGTATCGCAAGGTACATACGCAGAAAGGAAGCTATAAATAAGAGCTGA
- a CDS encoding phosphatase PAP2 family protein: protein MDIDYLLMLQRFRERINDVLTPFMELVSLFAISFLIVIPAFIYWCTDKRVGLYALSSYALSSVLTVVIKLTACVYRPWIRDSRIIPAENAVRSATGYSFPSGHTSNAASIYGCLALRSPKKHRWISFVCLFMIFLTAFSRNYLGVHTPQDVLAAILLGAAVVFGMSKLFEYLSCHTEKEDMFLVGGIAFGILALIYIFVKPYPRDMVNGELIADPDIMMKDGFGCIGRFTALCFSRYAEKKWVRYSPSLSLKTAVLGGVGAVMVMLIITFGGSPLEAVFGIHRGAFIRNFIMMSFIIVIWPAVMKLSSKDRKSLAE, encoded by the coding sequence ATGGATATTGATTATCTGTTGATGCTGCAGCGTTTCAGAGAAAGGATAAATGATGTACTGACGCCGTTTATGGAGCTCGTATCATTATTTGCTATTTCATTTCTGATCGTTATACCTGCTTTCATATACTGGTGTACGGATAAGCGCGTGGGACTGTATGCACTTTCATCATATGCGTTGAGTTCAGTGCTTACTGTTGTCATAAAACTGACTGCCTGCGTCTATCGGCCGTGGATAAGGGACAGCCGTATCATTCCTGCCGAAAATGCAGTGAGATCGGCAACGGGCTATTCATTCCCCAGCGGTCATACTTCAAATGCAGCCTCCATTTACGGGTGTTTAGCTCTGAGGTCACCGAAAAAGCATAGATGGATATCGTTCGTTTGTCTGTTCATGATATTTCTCACTGCTTTTTCCAGAAACTATCTGGGCGTACATACTCCGCAGGATGTTCTCGCAGCTATACTGCTCGGAGCTGCTGTTGTATTCGGTATGTCAAAGCTGTTTGAGTACCTGTCCTGCCATACGGAAAAGGAAGACATGTTTTTGGTAGGCGGAATAGCTTTTGGAATATTGGCACTGATATATATATTCGTAAAGCCGTACCCGAGGGATATGGTGAACGGAGAGCTTATCGCTGATCCTGATATAATGATGAAGGACGGATTCGGGTGTATAGGCAGGTTTACTGCACTTTGCTTTTCAAGGTATGCCGAGAAAAAATGGGTGAGGTACAGTCCGTCACTATCCCTGAAAACAGCTGTTCTTGGTGGTGTCGGAGCTGTTATGGTCATGCTGATAATAACATTCGGCGGTTCTCCTCTGGAAGCCGTATTCGGTATACACCGGGGAGCATTTATCAGGAACTTCATAATGATGTCTTTCATTATCGTGATATGGCCTGCTGTTATGAAGCTGAGCTCCAAAGACAGAAAATCGTTGGCTGAATGA
- a CDS encoding damage-control phosphatase ARMT1 family protein, with translation MKMRIPESCAECLYERQKNKTNNAEYLAEIKRLLDNRKETDTSPYMVYLFNKVHLKYFGESADYSAIKKQYNDLVLSMEDRLRREINSAEDPLAKAMIMSRIGNYIDFGAMNSIDSDEFLGLFSNTKMRKDDVRTYEAFLRECRNAKTFLLICDNCGEIVLDKLMLEQLKKRFPQLTVTAMVRGGDVLNDAAAEDARYVGLDAVAEIVSNGTAIAGTICEMLPDNAKKVLDDSDVILAKGQGNYESMSGQGRHIFYEFLCKCELFTTRFNVPKLTGMFIEEN, from the coding sequence ATGAAAATGAGGATACCCGAAAGCTGCGCAGAATGTCTGTACGAACGCCAGAAGAATAAAACGAATAACGCAGAGTATCTCGCTGAGATAAAAAGGCTTCTCGATAACCGAAAAGAAACCGATACAAGTCCGTATATGGTATATCTTTTCAACAAGGTACACCTGAAATACTTCGGTGAAAGCGCTGATTACAGCGCCATAAAGAAGCAGTACAATGATCTTGTGCTGTCTATGGAGGACCGTCTTCGCCGCGAGATAAATTCCGCCGAAGACCCTCTTGCAAAGGCAATGATAATGTCGCGTATAGGCAATTATATCGACTTCGGAGCTATGAACAGCATTGACAGTGACGAGTTCCTTGGGCTGTTCAGCAATACAAAAATGCGCAAAGATGACGTCAGAACTTACGAAGCATTTCTCCGAGAGTGCAGAAATGCCAAAACATTCCTTCTGATATGTGACAACTGCGGAGAAATAGTCCTTGACAAGCTCATGCTTGAGCAGCTCAAAAAGAGATTTCCGCAGCTTACTGTTACGGCTATGGTGCGCGGCGGAGACGTTCTTAACGACGCAGCTGCCGAAGACGCCCGATATGTGGGGCTTGATGCTGTTGCCGAGATAGTTTCCAACGGCACAGCCATCGCAGGAACTATCTGTGAAATGCTGCCCGACAATGCCAAAAAAGTCCTTGATGATTCCGACGTGATACTCGCCAAAGGTCAGGGCAATTATGAATCCATGTCTGGACAGGGCAGGCATATATTCTATGAATTTCTCTGCAAGTGCGAGCTTTTCACCACACGTTTCAATGTCCCCAAGCTTACAGGAATGTTCATTGAAGAAAACTAA
- a CDS encoding carbonic anhydrase — protein MQSYRITADEAQNRLIAGNKIYISSRELTSDVSSENLLRFSQNGQQPYAIIIACSDSRVVPELIFSAGIGDLFVIRVAGNVIDSHQLGSIEYAAEHLGTGLIVVLGHDHCGAVDAAMNHEPDGYIKYITDEIVKAIGDEKDEVRACCLNVKHSCQIIEHSLQIQKDEREYGLKVLGAIYHLESGEVEFL, from the coding sequence ATGCAGTCATACAGAATAACCGCTGATGAAGCCCAAAACAGGCTCATCGCAGGCAATAAGATATACATAAGCTCCAGGGAACTCACCAGCGATGTCTCGTCTGAGAATCTGCTGCGATTCAGTCAGAACGGTCAGCAGCCCTATGCCATAATCATTGCATGTTCAGATTCGAGAGTTGTTCCCGAGCTCATATTCTCCGCAGGGATAGGCGACCTTTTCGTTATCAGAGTTGCGGGAAACGTTATCGATTCCCACCAGCTTGGCAGCATCGAGTACGCGGCGGAGCACCTCGGCACTGGACTCATCGTTGTCCTCGGTCACGACCACTGCGGCGCTGTTGACGCTGCCATGAACCACGAACCCGACGGCTATATCAAGTACATCACGGACGAGATAGTGAAAGCTATCGGCGATGAAAAGGACGAGGTCAGGGCTTGCTGTCTCAACGTGAAGCACAGCTGCCAGATCATTGAACACAGCCTGCAGATACAAAAGGACGAGCGTGAATACGGACTTAAAGTCCTCGGTGCGATCTATCACCTTGAAAGCGGAGAGGTGGAGTTTCTATGA
- a CDS encoding DUF2828 family protein: protein MLNYLKNESNMTYTENGGTAYRSTESFCLDMFFKAGAMRNFTAQEIADVVTRAYAEDPDKTMKIIFFARDARGGLGERRFFRCAVSALVKTAPKAVEKNIPLFAEYGRFDDLCVLLDTPLENAAAKEIKSQLDKDMAAMNAKGQASLLAKWLPSVNASSKDTRNKGRRMAALLGMTEPAYRRTLSALRAYTDILENRLRERDYTFDYEVQPSCAMFKYRRAFIRNDNERYTGYLNNVHNGTAKLNADRLFPYDIVRAALTGNISAAERKSLDAAWKSLPDLTASRRENAIAVIDGSGSMTCGCGGIRPIDAALSLGIYFAEHNRGEFANHFITFSEKPRLVEIKGKDIVEKVRYCDTFNEVANTNLEAVFMLILRTAVKNKVSAADMPSKLYIISDMQFDYCVVGGNDDVLFKAMRKLYNQYGYDLPEIVFWNVNARCDAMPVTRSETGAALVSGYTPSVFDMVMGGEISPEAVMDKILASKRYAPITAA from the coding sequence ATGCTTAACTACTTAAAGAACGAGTCCAACATGACATATACCGAAAACGGCGGTACTGCTTACCGTTCAACCGAGTCATTCTGCCTTGATATGTTCTTCAAGGCAGGTGCGATGAGAAATTTCACAGCCCAGGAGATAGCTGACGTGGTAACACGCGCTTACGCCGAGGATCCCGACAAGACCATGAAGATAATCTTCTTCGCCCGTGACGCAAGAGGCGGTCTGGGTGAGAGACGTTTCTTCCGCTGTGCAGTTTCCGCACTGGTAAAGACAGCTCCCAAGGCTGTTGAGAAGAATATCCCTCTGTTCGCTGAGTACGGCCGTTTCGACGACCTGTGCGTACTTCTGGATACTCCTCTGGAGAACGCAGCAGCCAAGGAGATAAAGTCTCAGCTGGATAAGGATATGGCAGCTATGAATGCAAAGGGGCAGGCTTCCCTGCTTGCAAAGTGGCTGCCCTCAGTCAATGCGTCCTCAAAGGATACACGAAACAAGGGCAGACGTATGGCAGCACTGCTTGGCATGACCGAGCCTGCATACAGACGTACTCTGTCCGCTCTGAGAGCATACACAGACATACTGGAGAACCGTCTCCGCGAGCGTGACTACACATTCGACTATGAGGTACAGCCCTCATGCGCTATGTTCAAGTACCGCCGCGCTTTTATCAGAAATGATAATGAGCGTTATACGGGCTACCTGAATAACGTACACAACGGCACAGCAAAGCTCAATGCCGACAGACTGTTCCCCTACGACATAGTGAGAGCCGCACTGACAGGCAATATATCGGCAGCAGAGAGAAAGTCACTGGACGCCGCATGGAAGTCCCTGCCCGACCTGACAGCTTCAAGACGTGAGAATGCTATAGCTGTTATAGACGGCTCAGGCTCTATGACCTGCGGCTGCGGAGGAATACGTCCTATAGACGCAGCGCTGTCTCTGGGAATATACTTCGCAGAGCACAATAGAGGCGAGTTTGCGAACCACTTCATCACTTTCTCCGAGAAGCCCCGTCTCGTAGAGATAAAGGGCAAGGACATAGTGGAGAAGGTTCGTTACTGCGACACCTTCAACGAGGTGGCAAATACAAACCTTGAGGCTGTGTTCATGCTGATACTCCGTACAGCTGTAAAGAACAAGGTCTCAGCAGCAGATATGCCCTCGAAGCTCTACATAATCTCGGATATGCAGTTCGACTACTGCGTTGTGGGCGGCAATGACGATGTACTGTTCAAGGCAATGAGAAAGCTCTACAACCAGTACGGCTACGACCTGCCTGAGATAGTATTCTGGAACGTAAATGCAAGATGTGACGCGATGCCTGTAACACGCTCCGAAACAGGAGCTGCACTGGTATCGGGCTACACACCATCAGTATTCGATATGGTCATGGGCGGTGAAATATCCCCCGAGGCTGTAATGGATAAGATACTTGCATCCAAGAGATATGCGCCTATAACGGCGGCGTAA
- a CDS encoding RtcB family protein, with the protein MFVHYNKNENMLPIKIWQTDMEAVGEKCIEQAEHLAKLPFAHKWIALMPDTHAGKGMPIGGVIACEDVVIPNAVGVDIGCGMAYVQTDIPVSLLRETVTGSGNLVQTICGDILRNIPTGFAHYKTAQASEVLDRAKAEMGQYEADKELIPQIEEGYFQAGTLGGGNHFIELQQDDDGMCGIMLHSGSRHFGNIVGQYFNKIAHGLNDKWFSQVPNEWNLPFLPVDTDEGKRYLAWMQLCMDFAYENRAIMLGKIKDIFTKHIEKHTGIAPVFSDEINCHHNYAALENHFGKNVWVHRKGAIRAGEGEMGIIPGAMGSYSYIVRGKGDPDSFMSSSHGAGRAYSRTAAKDTFSVESVMVDLKEKNVVLAKNNKNDVAEEARFAYKDINDVMANQQDLTEPVKKLFTVGVVKG; encoded by the coding sequence ATGTTCGTACATTACAACAAGAACGAAAATATGCTCCCCATAAAGATATGGCAGACAGATATGGAAGCTGTCGGCGAGAAGTGTATCGAACAGGCGGAGCACCTTGCGAAGTTACCATTCGCACACAAGTGGATAGCACTAATGCCCGATACTCATGCAGGAAAGGGTATGCCCATAGGCGGAGTCATCGCCTGCGAGGACGTTGTTATCCCAAATGCGGTAGGAGTTGATATAGGCTGCGGCATGGCTTATGTCCAGACCGATATCCCCGTATCGCTTCTCCGTGAAACAGTAACAGGCAGCGGCAACCTTGTGCAGACTATCTGCGGCGATATCCTGAGAAATATCCCCACAGGCTTCGCGCATTACAAGACAGCTCAGGCATCTGAGGTACTCGACCGTGCAAAGGCTGAAATGGGACAGTACGAGGCTGACAAGGAGCTTATCCCTCAGATAGAGGAGGGCTACTTTCAGGCAGGTACTCTCGGCGGCGGAAACCACTTCATCGAGCTCCAGCAGGACGATGACGGAATGTGCGGTATCATGCTCCATTCGGGCAGCCGTCACTTCGGCAATATCGTGGGACAGTACTTCAATAAGATAGCTCACGGGCTCAACGACAAGTGGTTCTCACAGGTGCCCAATGAATGGAATTTACCGTTCCTGCCTGTGGATACAGACGAGGGCAAGCGCTATCTTGCGTGGATGCAGCTCTGTATGGATTTCGCCTATGAGAACCGTGCTATCATGCTCGGCAAGATAAAGGATATATTCACAAAGCACATTGAGAAGCACACAGGCATAGCTCCTGTATTCTCGGATGAGATAAACTGCCACCACAACTATGCAGCCCTTGAAAATCACTTTGGCAAGAATGTATGGGTACACAGAAAGGGTGCTATCCGTGCAGGCGAGGGTGAAATGGGCATTATCCCGGGCGCTATGGGCTCCTACAGCTACATAGTACGCGGCAAGGGCGATCCCGACAGCTTCATGTCATCTTCTCACGGCGCAGGCAGAGCTTACTCAAGAACCGCAGCAAAGGACACATTCTCCGTAGAGTCCGTAATGGTAGACCTGAAGGAAAAGAATGTAGTTCTTGCCAAGAACAATAAGAATGATGTAGCTGAGGAAGCTCGCTTTGCATACAAGGACATCAACGATGTAATGGCTAATCAGCAGGATCTTACAGAGCCTGTGAAGAAGCTCTTCACCGTCGGAGTAGTAAAGGGTTAA
- a CDS encoding helix-turn-helix transcriptional regulator: MAGFSELIKNFDKTREYVRDFFIYGCKVRSDFDKKSVRTYDDEKRRVESWMQDYMRYDDSAKGRHVSISVDSGHISENPLYNAYYSKSFTDNDIKLHFLLIDILQDGRSRTLRELTDTLNSEYEQLFDDQTVRNKLKEYTDEGIVAAEKQGKTMYYSLAALCADDLIKMYRGLDDALKFFSEAPDLGVIGNSIMKAVGIKNDLFHIKHNYMIHSLEDILVPDILAAIDDKCSITVKKFSWKKDDEFSEEEIIPMQILVSVQTGRRYIAAYVPRRRRFVTFRLDRIKQIKRESVCADYDRLRERYDVNIQRCFGVSFGDRHEVGAVSAIKITFTVDERNESFIIDRLEREKRCAVLEKTGEGLYTLTADVFDPNELMHWAKTFIGRIVSIEGGTEKIRRRFYSDIRRMYRMYGGIEDEHIQ; this comes from the coding sequence ATGGCAGGTTTTTCGGAGCTTATAAAGAATTTCGATAAAACAAGAGAATATGTTCGTGATTTCTTCATTTACGGCTGCAAGGTCAGAAGCGATTTCGACAAAAAGAGCGTCCGCACCTACGACGACGAGAAGAGGCGTGTAGAGAGCTGGATGCAGGACTATATGCGCTATGATGATTCTGCAAAGGGACGTCATGTATCCATTTCCGTTGACAGCGGTCATATTTCCGAAAATCCGCTGTATAACGCATATTACTCCAAGAGCTTCACCGATAACGATATAAAGCTGCATTTTCTTCTTATTGATATATTGCAGGACGGCAGGAGCCGCACTCTCAGGGAGCTGACCGATACTCTGAACAGCGAATACGAGCAGCTGTTTGATGACCAGACTGTGAGAAACAAGCTAAAGGAATATACCGATGAGGGGATAGTTGCAGCCGAAAAGCAGGGCAAGACCATGTATTACTCCCTTGCCGCTTTATGTGCAGATGATCTCATAAAGATGTACAGGGGACTTGATGACGCTTTGAAGTTCTTTTCGGAAGCTCCCGATCTGGGAGTTATCGGCAACAGCATAATGAAAGCTGTCGGCATCAAAAATGACCTGTTCCACATAAAGCATAATTACATGATACACTCCCTTGAGGACATACTCGTCCCCGATATACTGGCGGCTATCGATGATAAGTGCAGTATCACTGTGAAGAAATTCTCATGGAAGAAAGACGACGAGTTTTCCGAAGAGGAGATAATCCCCATGCAGATACTCGTTTCCGTGCAGACGGGCAGGCGCTATATAGCGGCATATGTGCCGAGACGGCGCAGGTTCGTCACTTTCAGGCTTGACAGGATAAAACAGATAAAGAGGGAGTCCGTCTGCGCTGACTATGACAGGCTCAGAGAGCGCTATGACGTGAATATACAGCGCTGCTTCGGAGTTTCATTCGGAGACCGTCATGAAGTGGGCGCAGTAAGCGCCATTAAGATAACCTTTACTGTTGACGAGAGGAACGAAAGCTTCATCATAGACCGTTTAGAGCGTGAGAAGCGCTGTGCCGTTCTTGAAAAGACAGGGGAGGGGCTCTATACTCTGACTGCCGATGTATTTGACCCCAACGAGCTGATGCACTGGGCAAAGACCTTTATCGGGCGGATAGTTTCCATAGAGGGCGGAACAGAGAAGATACGCAGGCGTTTCTACAGCGATATCCGCAGAATGTACCGAATGTACGGAGGTATTGAAGATGAACATATTCAGTGA
- a CDS encoding WYL domain-containing protein, with product MNIFSEIYGTYFRIAARLLENEVTDEKTVREIVMRDGFRDSVLFLPQKLIPSGEDCGLFRRGVDNMLRRITKKSPVKVLTKLQKMWLKAKLSDPRIRLFLEDDVIEGLMEELADVKPLYRHEHFRLTDRHADHDDYSDEKYIAIFRTALDAVKKRKIVDISFTSAHGKHVSGRFVMLKIEFSPKNGKFRAYCYRLGNDKIKNSGLINIGRIDTITDTGRVFRTPVSMDDYFSSRKCSTPAVIRVTNERNGVERFMLEFAPYEKHTVRDLETGQYTVELWYDEQDETEVLIMLLSFGPVIEILGPEKLREQAKERLMRQYELLWKNEQG from the coding sequence ATGAACATATTCAGTGAGATATATGGCACATATTTCCGTATAGCTGCGAGGCTTCTTGAAAATGAGGTCACGGACGAAAAGACAGTCCGTGAAATTGTAATGCGTGATGGCTTCCGCGATTCTGTGCTGTTCCTGCCTCAGAAGCTCATACCCAGCGGAGAGGACTGTGGACTATTCAGACGGGGCGTCGATAATATGCTCAGGCGCATAACAAAAAAATCACCTGTGAAGGTGCTGACAAAGCTGCAAAAAATGTGGCTGAAAGCCAAGCTCTCCGACCCGAGGATAAGGCTTTTCCTTGAGGACGATGTCATAGAGGGCTTAATGGAGGAGCTTGCAGATGTAAAGCCCCTGTACCGTCATGAGCATTTCAGGCTCACGGACAGACATGCAGACCATGACGACTATTCCGACGAGAAATATATCGCAATTTTCCGTACAGCTCTTGACGCTGTGAAGAAGCGTAAAATAGTGGATATATCTTTCACATCAGCTCACGGAAAGCATGTCAGCGGCAGGTTTGTAATGCTTAAAATTGAGTTTTCGCCCAAGAACGGAAAGTTCCGAGCGTACTGCTATCGGCTCGGCAATGATAAGATAAAGAACAGCGGTCTTATAAATATCGGCAGGATAGATACGATAACCGATACGGGGCGAGTGTTCCGTACTCCTGTGTCTATGGACGATTATTTCAGCAGCCGAAAGTGCAGCACTCCTGCGGTCATAAGGGTGACTAACGAGAGAAACGGCGTGGAGCGCTTCATGCTGGAATTTGCTCCCTACGAGAAGCATACTGTCCGCGACCTTGAAACAGGGCAATATACCGTTGAGCTTTGGTACGACGAACAGGACGAGACAGAGGTGCTCATAATGCTGCTCAGCTTCGGACCTGTCATAGAGATACTCGGTCCCGAGAAGCTGCGTGAGCAGGCGAAAGAACGCTTGATGCGGCAGTATGAACTGCTTTGGAAAAACGAACAAGGTTAA